aatagttatgaaACTTTGCCTGACTCATCGACCATCACAGCCTTGGGGGCAATGTCCGAGGGCCGTAACATGGTAACAAtggctaataaacaaatacatttcaatctcaacttttttacatcaatagtgtgattatcccatttaatgaaaaaatttgaaaatttatcaagtggcataacattggaaatcattctcggggttttagtacttgattttacaatacttaacaccaactgcttgataaacacatcattagtaatgtcaattttgcaatgtgcagtatatagatgagacagtgaggacaatatacagttaagcattgatgaaggtctgtcactctctgatgaaatagctaataaacattctgccaatatactagaagtggaaggtggaaaatcCTCCCCCAAATTATcacataataatttaatttttccaagatacatattatatatttcatacatattatTTTATCTAAGTAAcataattattatcttttacggtaaAAATAATGTAAGCAATGTTTACCTATAACTGGTTTTAAGTTATGAATAAATCTGAAAATTCATTATCTTTTACACACTAAAAAAGTAACAGTTTTCTTCACAATTGcccatatattattataatatcattgttGGATGAAATAAAACAACCTTCGTTTTTATCGTTATataaaatcatcttttttttttacagtgaaaataaaagttattttcttcATAATTGTTTTTGTATTTTCAGTGTTGGAAGATATATAAACActcctatttttattatcatttatgatTACCGttcaaaaaatacaagaaaaaaagaaaaggattcCTGATaattattcctatattttcattgttagttgaaataaaacaatatttgttCTGATTATCGTTTAATATGCgttgtttaaaaaaagaaagaaatctcATGTTTTTCAAGGCATGTTTGTTTATTTATCATTCCCCTCCCCTTAGAGCAACAAAAATGttttgaaatatcaaagttttagtCGAGGAATGGTTTATGATTCACCCTTCTACACTGGGAGATTGAGGAGATGAGATTTGGTTAAGCCTGGGATTGGTACTCAGaagggcagtctctctctctctctctctctctctctctctctctctctctctctctctctctctcacacctgagTGTGCAGAGACTCAAGGCATGTTCCCCTAAACTAATTCGATCTACCCCAAAACAAATGTCCTTTAGACATCCAGAATCCTAGTAACTCTTTATAACCCTAAAATCTAGTAACCTTCGATGACCAAAGAAATGAACTATCATTTGACCTTAGAGGGTCTCAgctaggatggagagagagagagagagagagagagagagagagagagagagagagagagagtgagagagaggaaaaACAACTGGCTTGAATTTCCATTTCTCAATCAATTGAGTATGCCATCAAAACGGTAGGGCCTCGACTGGGCAGTCCTTAATCTTAACGGGGAAATCAACTCaatctatagtctctctctctctctctctctctctctctctctctctctctctctctctctctttatagaacTTCATCCATCTATATATTATTACTAATTGAAGAAATAATCTTTTCACAATCAACACTCATGTCTGAAGAAAACTATTGTATTATACATCAGAATTGTGCACATTTACGAACAATTCTAATGAATTATTTTGGATAAACGTTTTCATATCAACTGCAAGAACGATGCAACAGTACCTTTAAGTTTTTCACTTTTCGAAAACTACCACACCAGGTCTGAAAGATATTTGTAGTAATGCAGGTGACTTTTTTCGAAGAACTTCTCAAATGGTGGTATATGAAGAATTTTCAAATTTCCATTTGAAGATGTATAAGACAGACCTTTTTCAAAATGTTTACTCAACTAGTTATGAAAACTTTCTATTCCTCATACAAAACTTGTATATTTCTTTTCTTGATGGATAGCTCTTGTACACTACCTGGGTACACTGGTGACATTACTGTTTTGTTTTGTAACCCTACAAAAGTTTAAGCTCCAGTTGATATGATACTTAGCCTAGGTAATGGGAATTCATTTAGGTAGCCCAGcctataacgtggtgaaagggttgtgtatcactatgatcaacaaagctatataGTCAcagctatccatactaggttggtttgcactgATCGATCAGAATAAAGTTTCCCAATATAACCAATCTGCAATAGCCAGGGTAGTGATGAAATTATTAGACCCTAGAAGTGTTActgtttatgtgtgcgtgtatattatatatatatatatatgtatgtatatatatatatatatatatatatgtatgtatatatatatcatatattcatatttagatatatatatatatatatatatataaatatatatatatatatatatatatagatagatattagtcCTGGGTAAGACTATAAACTGCATCCCTTGGGCTCCCTTAAGCAGGGAGCAGCACCCCAGAAGCTCCCCGTACCAGGGTCACGGTGAAGCTGCTGGCTGCAGGGCAGTGGTTTTCACCGTAAAGCATAGTCAGTGCAACTGACAAGTTGCCTTCAGGTGGATTTTTGTCTAGCGGAAGCTCAGAACAATCCGTTCTCGGACCAACTGTTCAATGGCAGAGAAATCTTCTCCTAGTAAGCTGGAGACTGTGAATTGAGAATGAACCTGGGGGTCTCCACTCAGCTTTTTCTTAACCCCTGTCAACCCTTTGCACCATGAATAGTGAACCAAATGAAAACTCATACCACATCGCCCGTCGCGTGGGTCACCAAGGGGCGCGTTGTTCAGTGGGTGACCAGGCTGACAATGATTAGCATGCAACTGGAACAACAAGAAAACACCTTCAATTGAGAAAGAAAATCCGTACTGGAACATGGAATGTTAGGAaactcaaagaaaaaggcaaattaaacactGTTTGCAACAAAATGAATAACTATGGCCTCCAAATTCTAGGATTATCTGAAACTAACTGGAACGGACTCGGTAGCTTCAAAACAGATGGAAATCATCATGTCATCTTTTCTGATAAAGAAGAtggatacagccatggagttgctgtaatcctaggaaaagaagcatctaaagctctaattggctacaggccaatcagcgaccgaattctaaaattaagaatccaagcaaaaccacaTAATATCACTATTGTTCAATGCTATGCCCCAACTATCACAGCGAATGAGGAcgaaataaatagcttctatgacagcctcaaagaaactatagactccataccaaatcgtgatttgcaggtaattatgggagatatgaatgacaaagtaggcaagaactcgacgcctaacaaaacttgtggccgctttggactaggagagcaaaacgaacgtggagagagactcatagaattttgcagtgccaacaacatgctgattacaaacacaatgtttaaACACCATCTTCGCCATCTCTACACTtggacgtctccagacatgaaaacccgcaaccaaattgactatatcatcttgaaccaaaaatggaaaagttttgtaaaaaaaattaaaactagactggagcagactgtaatagcgaccaccaattcctggctgccgagatcaaactacaacttaagaaattgacacaaccacctcaaccaattcgctttgactacaaaacccttgataacaattattctgtcaaaattttaaatacctttgaggctcttttacaatgtgaagacgCAAAAACAccaaacgaactgtggaacgaaggaaagCACATCTTtgtaaaagttgcagaagaaaccattaccaagaaaaccaacaaaaggaatcaatggatatcagaagaaaccataaaagaagttgagcttagaaggcaactcaaagcaaaaggggtcaatgatcctgttgaggaaacaatttacagacaacagaatcctaaattcaacggatgatgcggaaaaACAAGGAAAACTTcatacaagaacaatgccaaaggattgaagtaaattccattaacaactctaccaaagaaatgtacaatggtgtggaaaacctcaccaagaaattcaaaccatctgttgacaccatcaaagatgaagatgacctaatcctttgtgacagagaggaagtcaaagacagatggaaagaatactgcacaaatccctacaaaagaaatgaatccattgtaacaccaatCTCATACGgacaagtgtcttcagaaccagaaccacctcctctcattgatgagattagagaagctattacagaactcaaacttggaaagagtccaggaaacgatcaggtcacagccgaaatgataaaaaattgaggtgagaacgtcgagatattctaccgcAGGCTCTGCAataaaatctggatcgaaaacaaatggccagacgattgggaggagtcagtctttgtccccattcctaagaaaggtgacaccctcaaatgcagcaatgaTAGGACactctccctcattagtcacagtagcaaaattcttttgaaaatcatggctaagagaatggcaaaaaaactgaacgaagaaatcgctgacgaacaagcaggattccgtcctgggaaaagcaccagagaccaaatcatgaatctcaagatgatccttgaaaaaaaaaaaaaaacagagaacgaggaatcgatgtattcttttgttttattgactacactaaagcctttgatacagttgcacatgacatcttatggaacgacgtgtactctatgggttttccacctcatgtcatctcacttctgaaagcactgtacaatctaCAGAAAGCACCAGTGCGAACTTCTTATGGCCTAATAGATTggtttaacatctactcggaaaccataatgagaaatgcgcttgaagactatgaaggaggcataactgttggagaacaaaagatcactaatctcagatacgccgacgatgtggttttaatcgctggaagtatggaggacctccaaacattagtatcaaaagtaaaagctgagagtgaaaaagtgagactgtacctaaatgctaagaaaacaaaggtcataaagtgtcaaaaagccccgtctgatcaagaaattctactagacggagttcccctagataatgtcactgaatttacttacctcggagcaactttcaccaataatggagacgactcccaggagatcaaaagaagaattggtattgcaaagaatgcaaccatcgcactaagcaatgtatgaaaagacagacatatcactcaaaacacaaagaagcggcttctcaaatcacttgttttcctcatcgcatcatacggctcagaatgttgggttttaaaagctacagatcggaaaagaatAGAaggttttgaactatggtgttacagaagactccttaggataagctggattgagaaaaagactaacgtggaagttctacaaaacatcaatatcgaaaaaaaaacttgacattttggatggaagaaaactaacttttattaaaCACGAGGTTCgaaaacacaatactctggaaagaacgcgactaattggatcagtctatggtacaagaacgaaaAGAAGgactaaaactagattgagtgacaatatcaaagggatgtgcgggctaacgatggtggagttagaaaggaaggctcaagaccggaatgaatggagatgttttgtacagagggccacggccgttctaCATCGAACACTCCatacttgatgatatatatatatatatatatatgtgtgtgtgtgtgtatatatacttatacatatatatatatatatatatatgtttatacatacatatatatatatatatatatacagtatatatatatatatatatataaatatgtaaatttataaatctgcatacacacacacacacacacacatatatatatatatatatatatttaatatatatatatatatatatatatgtaaatatgtaaatttataaatctgcatacacacacacacacacacacacatatatatatatatatatatatgtgtgtgtgtgtgtgtgtgtgtgtgtgtctgtgtgtgtttataaatatacatacatatatatatatatatatatatactttatatatatatatatatatatacatatacatataatatatatatatatatatatatacatatacatatatatatacatacatatatatatatatatatacatatatatatatatatatatataaatatatataaatatatatatatatatatatatataaatatattacttatcagtcacaaaactgcacgtgacatatattaaagggtaaaatccacaggaaacaggaaaggaaaagaccaggtaccaagcgctttcgtgtattacgtacacttcttcagggtacaaagtgaaatagaaaataaaatcatacaatacagaaacctaccaaaactgaaataaaagccacaaactagcaaaacatcatcaatatgctaaaataacaaacagtcgttaaaaatgaataaacaattgtagtttaagataaaatactagtaatataacaatcgttaaactaaatgtttacattgtacttccttacaatttcattaacaagatgagtgtctagtttaaaaagaccagaactgagatttaaaatttgattattaaaatatttaataaaagcagattcaataatatttcttttaacaagatttttacaaaataaaatctctgaggagttttcccagtcgaTACAATGGTTAAAATCGTTTATTTGGTCAAACAATGCAcaagacatttgtcctgtcctaactgcatatcgatgttgttcaATTCGGTtgttaacaaccgaattaaacaacatcgatactccctgattatacatgatattttaggatagtcgttccgggggttagaaccctgtgatacctgacggtaattctcttgtaatatcactcgtagAATTATAAAACAGTAGGAAGCTACCGAAGGGACCTtttatcaggacaacatggctatcttacccaaaaggagcttaaataccaggactgcGACAAGAACGTAGAAAAAATACAAACAAACTTAAACATAAGCTATCACGTTTATACAGGGTGGTTCATTACCAGTGCAAGTAAGAGGGAGAAATAAACtaaaaagcaaaaccattacagtTTACGGCCTTGTATGAAACATGAGCGGTACAAAATACTGAATGTTATGACTTTTACTTATTACGTGCAAgaaaaccaccccccccccccaaaaaaaaaaaaccgttaaaatAGACAAATCTCAGTATATGTCTATGATGAACGAAAATTAAATGATTCATGATATTGAACAATGATATGCCAAATACGTTCTTATGTATAAATTGTGTATGAAGATTCACCTAAAACATTAGATGAACCTTATGAAAATAGGATTCAGGCTCAAAACTCGAGGAGCCAATGATGATGGTTCACCAAAGAGCAAAAACTCAAGGGAAGATATTGATAACATAAATAATGCAGGCATTAAAGTAGTAGTTCAGATTTTTGCTCATTTTCATAGCAttaatgacgaaaaaaaaaaaaaaaaaaaaaaaaaaaaacagtgacataGGAGAAGATATGGTTGATATGAGAGCATGGTTTCAAAATCACTCAAGTATTGGAGTTTTTCTTAATATAATGATATTGAGTTTTAGCTATAGCCAGATTCTCGTCCTAACCAACAATCATTTCTCTTTTATTCGTAACTATCATATCTTGAACAACTATATttactattaatactactaataGTTCTACTACTGTCATTATTGTTTTAGttggtaatactactactactactactactactactactactactactactactactgctactactattattattaaaaaattattattattattattattattattattattattattattatttcttcctctACCTTTCTAActatccagttctctctctctctttctccctctctctctctctctctctctctctctctctctctaatcttattATCTCCAAGTTTATGTTCGAagcggtgtccggacaattcggtcccggacaattcgttcccggacaattcggtcctggataaTTCGGTCCCGggcaattcggtactaggacaattcggtaccaggacaattcggtaccaattgattcttataatatgaataaccagtatttttccaatttttttcgttTCTCAAATTcttatcagttctaagcattacttttaacagaAAATTATTGCTtatgttagtatagatataaaaaaatataattatttatccttgtttgtgcgataaataaaaaaaaatacttttttagtttcttcattatataaaaaataaaacagtaaaaaccatacaattcttacgttaaaaatatgtatataaaaataaaatagtaaaaactatacatttcttgtcgttaaaagcatatataaaagatttaaactTCAATATTATGAGCGcttgctttaag
This is a stretch of genomic DNA from Palaemon carinicauda isolate YSFRI2023 unplaced genomic scaffold, ASM3689809v2 scaffold879, whole genome shotgun sequence. It encodes these proteins:
- the LOC137637593 gene encoding craniofacial development protein 2-like; this translates as MNNYGLQILGLSETNWNGLGSFKTDGNHHVIFSDKEDGYSHGVAVILGKEASKALIGYRPISDRILKLRIQAKPHNITIVQCYAPTITANEDEINSFYDSLKETIDSIPNRDLQ